tTTTCAGGGGTTTAGAGTTGAGTTCcgccgctaaaatttttgtggtgatctagGCTAACcataagctttcaaatgacatacgTCTCGATTCGAAGTCCGATACTAGATtgacttcctttccttgtAAGTATCATTTCTTTCCTAGTAAGTCCTAAGTACTAATTAAGGAAGAATCCCAAAACTATGAACTGcaaactaaaaactacatactagggactacaaactataaactaaaaactacaaactacaaactacaagctaAAAGCTAAAAGCTACAAGCtgcaaactataaactacaaataaTTGCAGAGGTCGGTCACTTCAATGGTACAACAAATCATTCGGATCCATAATGTGCCGCCACTTGGATCGTCTCCGAGAATCTTTCCATCTTGGAGACAAAGGCGGCCCAGAAACTAATGTctaaaaaacaccgaaaacaATCATATTCCAATCacaatttcttttatttcaaattctagtCAGGGAACGAAAAGCCATGTAAAACCTCATTCTTCCcggttttctttgtttttttactaaaaaatcgGTGCTCCAGAAAATTAGCTTATTTGACCCCGCCTCTTTTTTTGCAAGGTGGGCgcacgtttttcaaaaaatgttgattatCTGGAATACCCTTACCtccttcttttgtttttttgtcacTTTCACCCCTCCcgattaatatttatttgttaagttatcaattttttcccagtgccttttccatttttttcaacacagttttccaatttttatatcTCCGAAAATTCCAGTTTCCCTCACCTTTTTTCCCCAATTGTCTTccccatcatcatcatcatcttcataaaaatgtcacatcttctaattttttacaCAGACAAGCAGTCGACACTGATCGAGGTCCCCATCGCAGCTCGACCTCCGGTTCAGCGCCATATCAAAGTTGCTCTCTTTCAAACGCGGATATCTCTTCAGACAcaaaagctatcaaaaaaatttcaactacaaaaatgtttatagtaaaatttgcaacattttcttggttaacaatatttttatcCCATCACTCATTGCAATGTTATGCGTCtttaaaatcgagaaaaatcgaaggaaaagttttattttgcaaattgtCAAGAACAATGTGATTCTGTCATTATCATGCATGGAATACccaataaaaagaaaaatttggtcaagtgaaaaaaatggtttgCCGGTACAGTTTGTATCGCAAGTCGGGGGCATTTGGGGGGTCTAAAGCGACAAAATGAAAGAATTCTGGGGAAATAGAAAGCTAAGGGGCTTTTGTGTTAAGATTAAGGACTTCAAATTTGtacataaacatttttcaaatcaaaaaattaagataacTTCCAGCAGAAACAAAACTAGTCCTGCGAGAAGACGCCGCTAATTCGATTCTGTGCCTCTCTTGACATTGCCCGTCGTAACGCGGTGAGTACGGTAGAGTTGGGTGGCTGCGGGCTGTGATGCTTCTTGATTTGTCGCTGATTCTTTAATGCGGTGTGAACATTGAACTGCGTGGGCGTTTTTGATGCCTGAACTGCTGCCTTCATTTCGATTGAGGTGGGTGGGGCGAGCAGGGAGGTTTTCGCCATTCGGAACTCTTTGTGGTTCGGCTTTTTCTGGTTGTGCTGGAAATATATTGGAGTTGTAGACGGGAGATGGTTTTATTATAGTTATTTAGGTTAGcacaaatgttttgaaaaagatcTAAACAAAATACGTtttacaaaatcaaaaattaccgCCAAAGTCATTTAAGTCGATGCCCCatgtacaaaatttttcaccgttttttttggcgtctatatatatatatatatcttgGTTTATTTTAATGATAGACATTAGTTTTTAGCCatattttagagaaaaataatttttcaacaaagtaGTAGTTTACGGCtttctaataaaattgaaGAGAAGCGAGATATAAGCGTTCAAAGTTAACTGAGAGATCCTGACTATGAGTCAATGCTCCATGTGCGTAACACATAATTTACTTTAAAGGGCCATATCTCggtttaatttgaaaacattaaaaaatgctcaattatagagttattgaaaaaactccaactaacattttattagttgaaaattttttgataaacttgAAGACAACTGAGATATGAGCGTTCAAAGTTAGCTGAGAAACCAcatgtcgatgcaccatgtgcaAACACCTTATTCAACTTGGATAGCTTATATTTCTGTTACTTTTAATGCTACacgttaatttttaaataaaagttgtagaaaaagaaattctaaacattttgttaattaacaatttttgaaaaaacccaaaaacaaCCTAGATACGATCTGCCAAAAATGTCTCGACAAGTTACGCATCACGAGCCTCCCGTGACGCACGAATcatgttcaaaaatgtgataatTACTGTGTTTACATATTAACTACCGGAATAAAAATTCTTACCGTATTCGAAGAACTCGCTGATAGGCCGACTCCTTCATCAGCACTGCCAGGCTGCTGGGAGACGCTGCTGGTCGGGGGGCTTCTGTCCTCCTCGGTTTCAGAGTGATCACCGAGAGTCTCGCTGTGATGGTCTGGaaattgtttagttttttagaTTGTTGATCGATGCACCTTTTCTTATGCAACTTACCATCTGAAGATTCCGATGTCTTCTTCTGAACCTTATTCTTTGTCAAAGCATCCCATGAAAGTGTCTGTTGTTTGACCCATGGATGATTAAGAATTGCTTCAAGAGAGCATCTTTGGAATGGATCGAATGTCAGACACTTGCTAATCAGATCTTTAACCTCTGCACTAACAGGAACAAAGAATGGAAGTGGGCCCAACAGATGTGCCGTACAAATGTCCTTCTCATTTCTGAATGGTAGTCGACCGTTGAGTGAGTTGTACAAGAGTACTCCCAACGACCAGACAGCAGCTTCTCGTCCAAGATAGAGAGAATGTAAGAACCATTCAGGTGGGCAATAGAGTCGGGTTCCTTGGAAATCAGAGTATTGGCTTCTTCGGAGTACGGTGGCCGCGCCGAAATCGATGAGTTTTGTGGAGCCGGTGACCAAGTCGATCACGATGTTTTCgtcctgaaaatattgataattgagttttagttttgaaagctcacaaaaaaacttttatttcaatccaaaattatttgtaagaattttaaattcccgcgcGAATTTAGTGTCAAAATTTACCTTCAAATCCCTATGAAGTACACGATTCTGAACACATTCATGAACAGTCACTGCAATTTGTCTGAACAAGAATCTTGCCATATCTTCGCTAATCTTTCCCTGTCCCTTAATAAAATCGAACATGTCAATGCAAGGGTACGGTCGTTCCATGACAATTAGGAAGCCTTCTGGGATACTGTACCAGTCGAGAAGACGAATCACTCCTCGCACTTTTGAGCATTTGGCGAGCATGCAAATCTCCATTGGGACTTGTTCGCCGTTTATCTGGAAGGATAAGAGGTTTccggtgagtttttaaaatttagagaatGTGGAATAGTTTCAGTAAGTTTTGTGAgctttctgtgaaaaaaaagtttcgaaatcaattttctgaaaacataatcataaaaatttaagcttGGCAAGATAAGCCTTAAATATAAACCTTAAATTTAAGCCTTAATTATCAGCTTAATTATACGCCTTAAATATAAGCCTTAAATATGAGCCTTAAATTTAAGCACAAAAATATAAGCCCAAAGACCTAAGCCAAAACACCTAAACGCCTAAACCTAAAAAAGTTATGCTTGAAACCCACAATCAGTCTAACAAGCCAGTATGCtcggtttttaaaacaattcagACCATGAGAAATCCCTAtggaaattacaaaattctGAGCAAAAACGGGTgtcaatttccaagaaaagcTATAAACTCACCCTTGCCCATTCTTTAACATTGCTTCTCTCGATGAATTTCACTGCAACAAGTGCATTATCACAAGTCCTGACAGCTCTGTATACAACTCCGAATCCACCTCTTCCCAACTCTGCTTTCAGCTTATAGTTCTTCTTAAACTTTGAGAAGCCACGACTTGATTCTCCATTCagtaaaagtttcagattgaAGAACTGCAGTGAAGCcagcttcttcatttttttcgccaaaactGGAAGTGTCATTGGTGTATTATTGTTGTTGGTGCCCGATGCACCGGGAGATGAGTGTGTAGGTTGTCGCgtaattttgaactgaaattgtGATAATGATAAACGGGTTATTTCTATTCCTGGCAGCGAATTTATACGAgaatttttggctggaaaacaATAAAGATAAGGAAGAAATTCAGCGGAAATTACGTAAAATAAGTCAAACTATAATTGTCTATAACACTTTTTGATGCACTTGAACGTAAATGCTCACTGGTTTCTTACAGGAGGTCTTATCAGAAACAATTCACAAAACTCGTGGGAAACACGTGGGATACTCTgcatttcagaaattccaaatAACATACATTATTCTGGCAGACAAGGGGATGATCTAtagattacttttttttggtgttatCATTGTTATTTATTatggaaaataaatcaaatttgaagattGATGGTAGGGGGGAGAGCTGACGTCTAAAGAACAAAAAAGTACAGCAATAGAAATGTTCTAAGAAAGTTCAAAGTTAAGTGGAAGGATGATTCGATTATAtataatgatgatgatgatgcgcGGAAGGCGAGATCTCAAAGGAATTATTCTGACGTCTGAAGATTGGGGTAGAACGCGATGATTTCAGAATATATGTATGATATCAGAATTTATGTGTGTGTAATATTGTAGTCTATGATTTTAGAGTCTTTGAATCCGAAACTGGAACCCCCGTCTCGACGTCAGGAGAACATATTTGggtgcaaattttttagaaaagagTATTTACGCGGCGTAGGACCGAACTTTGGTTGCGTGCTCGGCGCCCGCCGTCTTAACCCACTACACCATAATGCATAAATTTTGAGCCCAAGTGTGAAAAaacttgcgcgtcaaatatggtgcattggggtttttggaaaaagcgAGTAATAACAAAACTAACGAAGGCATGGCTAGTGCCTTTCATATAAATACTTTCAACTATACAACACATCTAAATATAACTCATTATCGAGGAAAAGGAACAAGAAGCACCGGAAACACTTGACCACAGTGATGATTTATCAGAGAATTCGCccctcaaaaaatcacaataacTCGAATAGTTTGTCTGAAAACTGATCGCCAAACTTCTGGGCGCGTACAtttgttttcgattttcgggTACAATAAAAGacgaagaaaagaagaagattgTTATCGTCAGTGTCATTTGCAATTTGGTGAACCCGGTGAAGCACGTGCCATACAGTAGGCGACACGATTCTTGTACGAAAATGTGACGAGTTCGTTCGGTGCTGTTA
The nucleotide sequence above comes from Caenorhabditis elegans chromosome III. Encoded proteins:
- the prk-2 gene encoding Serine/threonine-protein kinase prk-2 (Confirmed by transcript evidence) gives rise to the protein MKKLASLQFFNLKLLLNGESSRGFSKFKKNYKLKAELGRGGFGVVYRAVRTCDNALVAVKFIERSNVKEWARINGEQVPMEICMLAKCSKVRGVIRLLDWYSIPEGFLIVMERPYPCIDMFDFIKGQGKISEDMARFLFRQIAVTVHECVQNRVLHRDLKDENIVIDLVTGSTKLIDFGAATVLRRSQYSDFQGTRLYCPPEWFLHSLYLGREAAVWSLGVLLYNSLNGRLPFRNEKDICTAHLLGPLPFFVPVSAEVKDLISKCLTFDPFQRCSLEAILNHPWVKQQTLSWDALTKNKVQKKTSESSDDHHSETLGDHSETEEDRSPPTSSVSQQPGSADEGVGLSASSSNTHNQKKPNHKEFRMAKTSLLAPPTSIEMKAAVQASKTPTQFNVHTALKNQRQIKKHHSPQPPNSTVLTALRRAMSREAQNRISGVFSQD